A window of Solanum stenotomum isolate F172 chromosome 3, ASM1918654v1, whole genome shotgun sequence contains these coding sequences:
- the LOC125859286 gene encoding uncharacterized protein LOC125859286 isoform X1 — translation MDKKKYPIGPEHYTLFEEVGQGVSASVHRALCISLNEVVAIKILDFERDNSDLNNISREAQTMVLVDHPNVLKSHCSFVSDHNLWVIMPYMAGGSCLHILKATHPDGFEETVIATVLREVLKGLEYLHHHGFIHRDVKAGNILIDSRGGIKLGDFGVSAYLFDSGDRQRMRNTFVGTPCWMAPEVMEQLHGYDFKADIWSFGITALELAHGHAPFSKYPPMKVLLMTLQNAPPGLDYERDKKFSKSFKQMIASCLVKDPSKRPSAKKLLKHPFFKQARSNDYIGRTLLEGLPALGDRMKALKRKEEDMLAQKKIPDGQKEEISQNEYKRGISSWNFNLEDLKAQATLIPDEEILGDKDLGGSSNSLSGLDIPGKQLNKFQHQFSFSSQYSDATEFDSNNPSAPPSPATQNVAYNITKCEKSDDDLSIAGSFHDPQLSQNSSPCYDNRMELNLVGKGEQVADAKLFEGMPVNSRQSDKSQFQNVSSCNGTSVLQTIDDVPTEVISKHCRTSAASSEDFDEKTKGHVVQQRGRFKVTSENVDLEKVGASPMLHKSQSLLVMPQTLAAAQPLPLDATPPNLLTSSHFPALQSILEANILQRESILRLMRQVALGDTTVDAGCMPLNSLGVEKSLLEVAHDKEKELISENTELQWRLIRAQEELQKYKAENAQNNS, via the exons ATGGACAAGAAGAAGTATCCAATTGGACCGGAGCATTACACGCTTTTCGAGGAGGTAGGGCAAGGAGTCAGTGCTTCGGTTCATCGTGCCTTATGTATTTCTCTCAACGAAGTTGTTGCCATCAAAATCCTCGATTTCGAACGCGATAATTCCGATTTG AATAACATCTCGCGTGAAGCACAAACAATGGTCCTAGTTGATCATCCCAATGTTCTTAAATCACATTGCTCATTTGTTAGTGATCACAACCTATGGGTTATCATGCCTTACATGGCTGGAGGTTCCTGTCTCCACATACTGAAGGCTACTCATCCAGATGGCTTCGAAGAGACCGTCATTGCAACAGTATTACGGGAAGTTCTAAAGGGTTTAGAATATCTTCATCATCATGGCTTCATCCATCGTGATGTTAAA GCTGGAAATATTCTCATTGATTCACGAGGTGGAATAAAGTTGGGAGATTTTGGTGTCTCTGCTTATTTATTTGATTCAGGTGATAGGCAACGTATGCGGAACACATTTGTTGGAACTCCTTGTTG GATGGCACCGGAGGTCATGGAGCAGTTGCATGGTTATGATTTCAA AGCTGATATTTGGTCCTTTGGCATAACTGCATTGGAGCTTGCTCACGGCCATGCTCCTTTCTCAAAATATCCTCCAATGAAG GTCTTACTAATGACATTGCAAAATGCACCCCCTGGCCTTGATTACGAGAGAGATAAGAAGTTTTCAAAG TCTTTTAAGCAAATGATTGCTAGTTGCTTGGTGAAAGATCCTTCAAAACGACCTTCAGCCAAAAAATTGCTGAAGCATCCGTTCTTTAAGCAAGCAAGGTCCAATGATTATATAGGTAGAACACTGTTGGAGGGTTTGCCAGCACTTGGAGATCGCATGAAGGCATTGAAG AGGAAAGAAGAAGACATGCTAGCACAAAAGAAGATACCAGATGGGcagaaagaagaaatatcaCAG AATGAATATAAACGGGGGATTAGCAGCTGGAATTTTAACCTTGAAGATTTGAAGGCACAGGCTACCTTG ATTCCAGATGAGGAGATCCTTGGTGACAAGGACCTAGGTGGGAGTTCGAATTCGCTGTCTGGGCTTGACATTCCAGGGAAACAGCTAAATAAGTTTCAGCATCAGTTCTCCTTCTCAAGTCAATATTCAGATGCTACTGAATTT GACAGTAACAATCCATCTGCCCCTCCTTCACCTGCCACCCAGAATGTGGCTTATAACAT AACTAAATGTGAGAAATCTGATGATGATTTAAGCATTGCCGGTTCATTTCATGATCCTCAACTTTCACAAAATTCTTCACCATGCTATGACAATCGCATGGAATTGAATTTGGTGGGAAAAGGTGAACAAGTGGCTGATGCAAAGTTATTCGAGGGCATGCCTGTAAATTCTCGCCAGAG TGATAAAAGTCAATTCCAAAATGTATCCAGTTGCAATGGGACTTCTGTTCTTCAAACAATAGATGATGTACCAACTGAAGTAATCAGTAAACATTGTAGAACCTCAG CAGCTAGCAGTGAAGATTTTGATGAGAAGACTAAGGGTCATGTTGTTCAGCAAAGAGGACGTTTCAAAGTTACGTCAGAGAATGTCGACTTGGAAAAG GTAGGTGCATCTCCAATGCTACACAAGAGTCAGAGCTTGCTG GTGATGCCACAAACTCTTGCTGCTGCTCAACCATTACCACTTGATGCTACACCACCAAATCTTCTTACATCATCCCATTTTCCAGCGTTGCAGAGTATTTTAGAGGCAAATATTCTTCAAAGG GAAAGTATTCTTAGATTGATGAGGCAAGTGGCCCTTGGAGACACTACGG TGGATGCTGGATGCATGCCATTAAATTCGCTTGGTGTGGAGAAATCGCTG TTGGAGGTTGCTCATGACAAAGAGAAGGAATTAATTAGTGAAAACACTGAATTGCAGTGGAG GTTGATACGTGCTCAAGAAGAACTTCAAAAATACAAAGCAGAAAACGCTCAAAATAACTCTTGA
- the LOC125859286 gene encoding uncharacterized protein LOC125859286 isoform X3 → MDKKKYPIGPEHYTLFEEVGQGVSASVHRALCISLNEVVAIKILDFERDNSDLNNISREAQTMVLVDHPNVLKSHCSFVSDHNLWVIMPYMAGGSCLHILKATHPDGFEETVIATVLREVLKGLEYLHHHGFIHRDVKAGNILIDSRGGIKLGDFGVSAYLFDSGDRQRMRNTFVGTPCWMAPEVMEQLHGYDFKADIWSFGITALELAHGHAPFSKYPPMKVLLMTLQNAPPGLDYERDKKFSKSFKQMIASCLVKDPSKRPSAKKLLKHPFFKQARSNDYIGRTLLEGLPALGDRMKALKRKEEDMLAQKKIPDGQKEEISQNEYKRGISSWNFNLEDLKAQATLIPDEEILGDKDLGGSSNSLSGLDIPGKQLNKFQHQFSFSSQYSDATEFDSNNPSAPPSPATQNVAYNITKCEKSDDDLSIAGSFHDPQLSQNSSPCYDNRMELNLVGKGEQVADAKLFEGMPVNSRQSDKSQFQNVSSCNGTSVLQTIDDVPTEVISKHCRTSAASSEDFDEKTKGHVVQQRGRFKVTSENVDLEKVMPQTLAAAQPLPLDATPPNLLTSSHFPALQSILEANILQRESILRLMRQVALGDTTVDAGCMPLNSLGVEKSLLEVAHDKEKELISENTELQWRLIRAQEELQKYKAENAQNNS, encoded by the exons ATGGACAAGAAGAAGTATCCAATTGGACCGGAGCATTACACGCTTTTCGAGGAGGTAGGGCAAGGAGTCAGTGCTTCGGTTCATCGTGCCTTATGTATTTCTCTCAACGAAGTTGTTGCCATCAAAATCCTCGATTTCGAACGCGATAATTCCGATTTG AATAACATCTCGCGTGAAGCACAAACAATGGTCCTAGTTGATCATCCCAATGTTCTTAAATCACATTGCTCATTTGTTAGTGATCACAACCTATGGGTTATCATGCCTTACATGGCTGGAGGTTCCTGTCTCCACATACTGAAGGCTACTCATCCAGATGGCTTCGAAGAGACCGTCATTGCAACAGTATTACGGGAAGTTCTAAAGGGTTTAGAATATCTTCATCATCATGGCTTCATCCATCGTGATGTTAAA GCTGGAAATATTCTCATTGATTCACGAGGTGGAATAAAGTTGGGAGATTTTGGTGTCTCTGCTTATTTATTTGATTCAGGTGATAGGCAACGTATGCGGAACACATTTGTTGGAACTCCTTGTTG GATGGCACCGGAGGTCATGGAGCAGTTGCATGGTTATGATTTCAA AGCTGATATTTGGTCCTTTGGCATAACTGCATTGGAGCTTGCTCACGGCCATGCTCCTTTCTCAAAATATCCTCCAATGAAG GTCTTACTAATGACATTGCAAAATGCACCCCCTGGCCTTGATTACGAGAGAGATAAGAAGTTTTCAAAG TCTTTTAAGCAAATGATTGCTAGTTGCTTGGTGAAAGATCCTTCAAAACGACCTTCAGCCAAAAAATTGCTGAAGCATCCGTTCTTTAAGCAAGCAAGGTCCAATGATTATATAGGTAGAACACTGTTGGAGGGTTTGCCAGCACTTGGAGATCGCATGAAGGCATTGAAG AGGAAAGAAGAAGACATGCTAGCACAAAAGAAGATACCAGATGGGcagaaagaagaaatatcaCAG AATGAATATAAACGGGGGATTAGCAGCTGGAATTTTAACCTTGAAGATTTGAAGGCACAGGCTACCTTG ATTCCAGATGAGGAGATCCTTGGTGACAAGGACCTAGGTGGGAGTTCGAATTCGCTGTCTGGGCTTGACATTCCAGGGAAACAGCTAAATAAGTTTCAGCATCAGTTCTCCTTCTCAAGTCAATATTCAGATGCTACTGAATTT GACAGTAACAATCCATCTGCCCCTCCTTCACCTGCCACCCAGAATGTGGCTTATAACAT AACTAAATGTGAGAAATCTGATGATGATTTAAGCATTGCCGGTTCATTTCATGATCCTCAACTTTCACAAAATTCTTCACCATGCTATGACAATCGCATGGAATTGAATTTGGTGGGAAAAGGTGAACAAGTGGCTGATGCAAAGTTATTCGAGGGCATGCCTGTAAATTCTCGCCAGAG TGATAAAAGTCAATTCCAAAATGTATCCAGTTGCAATGGGACTTCTGTTCTTCAAACAATAGATGATGTACCAACTGAAGTAATCAGTAAACATTGTAGAACCTCAG CAGCTAGCAGTGAAGATTTTGATGAGAAGACTAAGGGTCATGTTGTTCAGCAAAGAGGACGTTTCAAAGTTACGTCAGAGAATGTCGACTTGGAAAAG GTGATGCCACAAACTCTTGCTGCTGCTCAACCATTACCACTTGATGCTACACCACCAAATCTTCTTACATCATCCCATTTTCCAGCGTTGCAGAGTATTTTAGAGGCAAATATTCTTCAAAGG GAAAGTATTCTTAGATTGATGAGGCAAGTGGCCCTTGGAGACACTACGG TGGATGCTGGATGCATGCCATTAAATTCGCTTGGTGTGGAGAAATCGCTG TTGGAGGTTGCTCATGACAAAGAGAAGGAATTAATTAGTGAAAACACTGAATTGCAGTGGAG GTTGATACGTGCTCAAGAAGAACTTCAAAAATACAAAGCAGAAAACGCTCAAAATAACTCTTGA
- the LOC125859286 gene encoding uncharacterized protein LOC125859286 isoform X4 — MDKKKYPIGPEHYTLFEEVGQGVSASVHRALCISLNEVVAIKILDFERDNSDLNNISREAQTMVLVDHPNVLKSHCSFVSDHNLWVIMPYMAGGSCLHILKATHPDGFEETVIATVLREVLKGLEYLHHHGFIHRDVKAGNILIDSRGGIKLGDFGVSAYLFDSGDRQRMRNTFVGTPCWMAPEVMEQLHGYDFKADIWSFGITALELAHGHAPFSKYPPMKVLLMTLQNAPPGLDYERDKKFSKSFKQMIASCLVKDPSKRPSAKKLLKHPFFKQARSNDYIGRTLLEGLPALGDRMKALKRKEEDMLAQKKIPDGQKEEISQNEYKRGISSWNFNLEDLKAQATLIPDEEILGDKDLGGSSNSLSGLDIPGKQLNKFQHQFSFSSQYSDATEFDSNNPSAPPSPATQNVAYNITKCEKSDDDLSIAGSFHDPQLSQNSSPCYDNRMELNLVGKGEQVADAKLFEGMPVNSRQSDKSQFQNVSSCNGTSVLQTIDDVPTEVISKHCRTSASSEDFDEKTKGHVVQQRGRFKVTSENVDLEKVMPQTLAAAQPLPLDATPPNLLTSSHFPALQSILEANILQRESILRLMRQVALGDTTVDAGCMPLNSLGVEKSLLEVAHDKEKELISENTELQWRLIRAQEELQKYKAENAQNNS; from the exons ATGGACAAGAAGAAGTATCCAATTGGACCGGAGCATTACACGCTTTTCGAGGAGGTAGGGCAAGGAGTCAGTGCTTCGGTTCATCGTGCCTTATGTATTTCTCTCAACGAAGTTGTTGCCATCAAAATCCTCGATTTCGAACGCGATAATTCCGATTTG AATAACATCTCGCGTGAAGCACAAACAATGGTCCTAGTTGATCATCCCAATGTTCTTAAATCACATTGCTCATTTGTTAGTGATCACAACCTATGGGTTATCATGCCTTACATGGCTGGAGGTTCCTGTCTCCACATACTGAAGGCTACTCATCCAGATGGCTTCGAAGAGACCGTCATTGCAACAGTATTACGGGAAGTTCTAAAGGGTTTAGAATATCTTCATCATCATGGCTTCATCCATCGTGATGTTAAA GCTGGAAATATTCTCATTGATTCACGAGGTGGAATAAAGTTGGGAGATTTTGGTGTCTCTGCTTATTTATTTGATTCAGGTGATAGGCAACGTATGCGGAACACATTTGTTGGAACTCCTTGTTG GATGGCACCGGAGGTCATGGAGCAGTTGCATGGTTATGATTTCAA AGCTGATATTTGGTCCTTTGGCATAACTGCATTGGAGCTTGCTCACGGCCATGCTCCTTTCTCAAAATATCCTCCAATGAAG GTCTTACTAATGACATTGCAAAATGCACCCCCTGGCCTTGATTACGAGAGAGATAAGAAGTTTTCAAAG TCTTTTAAGCAAATGATTGCTAGTTGCTTGGTGAAAGATCCTTCAAAACGACCTTCAGCCAAAAAATTGCTGAAGCATCCGTTCTTTAAGCAAGCAAGGTCCAATGATTATATAGGTAGAACACTGTTGGAGGGTTTGCCAGCACTTGGAGATCGCATGAAGGCATTGAAG AGGAAAGAAGAAGACATGCTAGCACAAAAGAAGATACCAGATGGGcagaaagaagaaatatcaCAG AATGAATATAAACGGGGGATTAGCAGCTGGAATTTTAACCTTGAAGATTTGAAGGCACAGGCTACCTTG ATTCCAGATGAGGAGATCCTTGGTGACAAGGACCTAGGTGGGAGTTCGAATTCGCTGTCTGGGCTTGACATTCCAGGGAAACAGCTAAATAAGTTTCAGCATCAGTTCTCCTTCTCAAGTCAATATTCAGATGCTACTGAATTT GACAGTAACAATCCATCTGCCCCTCCTTCACCTGCCACCCAGAATGTGGCTTATAACAT AACTAAATGTGAGAAATCTGATGATGATTTAAGCATTGCCGGTTCATTTCATGATCCTCAACTTTCACAAAATTCTTCACCATGCTATGACAATCGCATGGAATTGAATTTGGTGGGAAAAGGTGAACAAGTGGCTGATGCAAAGTTATTCGAGGGCATGCCTGTAAATTCTCGCCAGAG TGATAAAAGTCAATTCCAAAATGTATCCAGTTGCAATGGGACTTCTGTTCTTCAAACAATAGATGATGTACCAACTGAAGTAATCAGTAAACATTGTAGAACCTCAG CTAGCAGTGAAGATTTTGATGAGAAGACTAAGGGTCATGTTGTTCAGCAAAGAGGACGTTTCAAAGTTACGTCAGAGAATGTCGACTTGGAAAAG GTGATGCCACAAACTCTTGCTGCTGCTCAACCATTACCACTTGATGCTACACCACCAAATCTTCTTACATCATCCCATTTTCCAGCGTTGCAGAGTATTTTAGAGGCAAATATTCTTCAAAGG GAAAGTATTCTTAGATTGATGAGGCAAGTGGCCCTTGGAGACACTACGG TGGATGCTGGATGCATGCCATTAAATTCGCTTGGTGTGGAGAAATCGCTG TTGGAGGTTGCTCATGACAAAGAGAAGGAATTAATTAGTGAAAACACTGAATTGCAGTGGAG GTTGATACGTGCTCAAGAAGAACTTCAAAAATACAAAGCAGAAAACGCTCAAAATAACTCTTGA
- the LOC125859286 gene encoding uncharacterized protein LOC125859286 isoform X2 → MDKKKYPIGPEHYTLFEEVGQGVSASVHRALCISLNEVVAIKILDFERDNSDLNNISREAQTMVLVDHPNVLKSHCSFVSDHNLWVIMPYMAGGSCLHILKATHPDGFEETVIATVLREVLKGLEYLHHHGFIHRDVKAGNILIDSRGGIKLGDFGVSAYLFDSGDRQRMRNTFVGTPCWMAPEVMEQLHGYDFKADIWSFGITALELAHGHAPFSKYPPMKVLLMTLQNAPPGLDYERDKKFSKSFKQMIASCLVKDPSKRPSAKKLLKHPFFKQARSNDYIGRTLLEGLPALGDRMKALKRKEEDMLAQKKIPDGQKEEISQNEYKRGISSWNFNLEDLKAQATLIPDEEILGDKDLGGSSNSLSGLDIPGKQLNKFQHQFSFSSQYSDATEFDSNNPSAPPSPATQNVAYNITKCEKSDDDLSIAGSFHDPQLSQNSSPCYDNRMELNLVGKGEQVADAKLFEGMPVNSRQSDKSQFQNVSSCNGTSVLQTIDDVPTEVISKHCRTSASSEDFDEKTKGHVVQQRGRFKVTSENVDLEKVGASPMLHKSQSLLVMPQTLAAAQPLPLDATPPNLLTSSHFPALQSILEANILQRESILRLMRQVALGDTTVDAGCMPLNSLGVEKSLLEVAHDKEKELISENTELQWRLIRAQEELQKYKAENAQNNS, encoded by the exons ATGGACAAGAAGAAGTATCCAATTGGACCGGAGCATTACACGCTTTTCGAGGAGGTAGGGCAAGGAGTCAGTGCTTCGGTTCATCGTGCCTTATGTATTTCTCTCAACGAAGTTGTTGCCATCAAAATCCTCGATTTCGAACGCGATAATTCCGATTTG AATAACATCTCGCGTGAAGCACAAACAATGGTCCTAGTTGATCATCCCAATGTTCTTAAATCACATTGCTCATTTGTTAGTGATCACAACCTATGGGTTATCATGCCTTACATGGCTGGAGGTTCCTGTCTCCACATACTGAAGGCTACTCATCCAGATGGCTTCGAAGAGACCGTCATTGCAACAGTATTACGGGAAGTTCTAAAGGGTTTAGAATATCTTCATCATCATGGCTTCATCCATCGTGATGTTAAA GCTGGAAATATTCTCATTGATTCACGAGGTGGAATAAAGTTGGGAGATTTTGGTGTCTCTGCTTATTTATTTGATTCAGGTGATAGGCAACGTATGCGGAACACATTTGTTGGAACTCCTTGTTG GATGGCACCGGAGGTCATGGAGCAGTTGCATGGTTATGATTTCAA AGCTGATATTTGGTCCTTTGGCATAACTGCATTGGAGCTTGCTCACGGCCATGCTCCTTTCTCAAAATATCCTCCAATGAAG GTCTTACTAATGACATTGCAAAATGCACCCCCTGGCCTTGATTACGAGAGAGATAAGAAGTTTTCAAAG TCTTTTAAGCAAATGATTGCTAGTTGCTTGGTGAAAGATCCTTCAAAACGACCTTCAGCCAAAAAATTGCTGAAGCATCCGTTCTTTAAGCAAGCAAGGTCCAATGATTATATAGGTAGAACACTGTTGGAGGGTTTGCCAGCACTTGGAGATCGCATGAAGGCATTGAAG AGGAAAGAAGAAGACATGCTAGCACAAAAGAAGATACCAGATGGGcagaaagaagaaatatcaCAG AATGAATATAAACGGGGGATTAGCAGCTGGAATTTTAACCTTGAAGATTTGAAGGCACAGGCTACCTTG ATTCCAGATGAGGAGATCCTTGGTGACAAGGACCTAGGTGGGAGTTCGAATTCGCTGTCTGGGCTTGACATTCCAGGGAAACAGCTAAATAAGTTTCAGCATCAGTTCTCCTTCTCAAGTCAATATTCAGATGCTACTGAATTT GACAGTAACAATCCATCTGCCCCTCCTTCACCTGCCACCCAGAATGTGGCTTATAACAT AACTAAATGTGAGAAATCTGATGATGATTTAAGCATTGCCGGTTCATTTCATGATCCTCAACTTTCACAAAATTCTTCACCATGCTATGACAATCGCATGGAATTGAATTTGGTGGGAAAAGGTGAACAAGTGGCTGATGCAAAGTTATTCGAGGGCATGCCTGTAAATTCTCGCCAGAG TGATAAAAGTCAATTCCAAAATGTATCCAGTTGCAATGGGACTTCTGTTCTTCAAACAATAGATGATGTACCAACTGAAGTAATCAGTAAACATTGTAGAACCTCAG CTAGCAGTGAAGATTTTGATGAGAAGACTAAGGGTCATGTTGTTCAGCAAAGAGGACGTTTCAAAGTTACGTCAGAGAATGTCGACTTGGAAAAG GTAGGTGCATCTCCAATGCTACACAAGAGTCAGAGCTTGCTG GTGATGCCACAAACTCTTGCTGCTGCTCAACCATTACCACTTGATGCTACACCACCAAATCTTCTTACATCATCCCATTTTCCAGCGTTGCAGAGTATTTTAGAGGCAAATATTCTTCAAAGG GAAAGTATTCTTAGATTGATGAGGCAAGTGGCCCTTGGAGACACTACGG TGGATGCTGGATGCATGCCATTAAATTCGCTTGGTGTGGAGAAATCGCTG TTGGAGGTTGCTCATGACAAAGAGAAGGAATTAATTAGTGAAAACACTGAATTGCAGTGGAG GTTGATACGTGCTCAAGAAGAACTTCAAAAATACAAAGCAGAAAACGCTCAAAATAACTCTTGA
- the LOC125859296 gene encoding ubiquitin receptor RAD23b isoform X2: MKLTVKTLKGSHFEIRVQPSDTIMAVKKNIEDVQGKDNYPCGQQLLIHNGKVLKDESTLLENNVSEDGFLVVMLSKSKTASSSGTTSAQPATAANPTTTPEVIPPSQVPKDVVSASDAAAASLPADDYSQAASNLVAGNSLEQTIQQLMDMGGGSWDKETVTRALRAAYNNPERAVDYLYSGIPETAEVAVPVARGGVNSAAAAPIAAPTAPSSGAPNSAPLNLFPQENVAGAGGAGLGSLDFLRNNQQFQALRSMVQANPQILQPMLQELGKQNPQLLRSIQEHDQEFLQLINEPVDGSDGDMFDQAEQEIPHTVSVTPEEQEVIERLEAMGFDRALVIEAFLACDRNEELAANYLLEHAGDYED; the protein is encoded by the exons ATGAAGCTCACTGTGAAGACTCTCAAGGGAAGTCACTTCGAAATTAGGGTTCAGCCATCTGATAcg ATTATGGCAGTCAAGAAGAACATTGAAGATGTACAAGGAAAAGATAATTACCCATGTGGGCAGCAGTTGCTGATTCACAATGGTAAAGTGCTGAAGGACGAAAGTACACTATTGGAAAACAATGTCTCTGAGGATGGTTTTCTTGTTGTCATGCTTAGCAAG AGCAAAACTGCTAGCTCAAGTGGGACAACATCTGCTCAG CCAGCTACTGCCGCAAATCCTACTACAACACCTGAAGTGATTCCGCCATCACA GGTCCCAAAAGATGTTGTGTCAGCTTCGGATGCTGCGGCTGCTAG TCTTCCAGCTGATGATTATAGTCAAGCTGCATCAAATCTAGTTGCTGGCAATAGTCTCGAGCAAACTATACAACAACTTATGGATATGGGTGGTGGCAGCTGGGACAAAGAGACAGTTACTCGTGCACTTCGAGCTGCTTATAACAATCCTGAAAGAGCTGTTGATTACTTATATTCA GGAATTCCTGAAACAGCAGAAGTTGCTGTACCGGTAGCCCGGGGTGGAGTTAATTCTGCTGCTGCTGCACCTATTGCTGCGCCTACTGCACCTTCTTCTGGCGCACCTAATTCTGCTCCTTTAAATTTGTTTCCTCAG GAGAACGTTGCTGGTGCTGGCGGTGCTGGTCTTGGATCCCTTGATTTCCTCAGGAACAACCAACAG TTCCAAGCTTTACGTTCCATGGTTCAAGCTAACCCACAAATTTTACAG CCTATGCTACAGGAACTAGGAAAGCAAAATCCTCAACTTTTAAGATCTATACAAGAGCATGATCAAGAGTTTCTTCAATTAATCAATGAACCTGTGGATGGTTCTGACGG GGACATGTTTGATCAGGCTGAGCAAGAGATTCCCCACACAGTTAGTGTCACTCCAGAAGAACAGGAGGTGATTGAGCGG CTGGAAGCAATGGGTTTTGATAGAGCTCTTGTCATTGAAGCTTTTTTGGCTTGTGATCGCAACGAGGAACTGGCCGCCAATTATCTGTTGGAGCATGCAGGAGATTACGAAGATTAA
- the LOC125859296 gene encoding ubiquitin receptor RAD23b isoform X1, which produces MKLTVKTLKGSHFEIRVQPSDTIMAVKKNIEDVQGKDNYPCGQQLLIHNGKVLKDESTLLENNVSEDGFLVVMLSKSKTASSSGTTSAQQPATAANPTTTPEVIPPSQVPKDVVSASDAAAASLPADDYSQAASNLVAGNSLEQTIQQLMDMGGGSWDKETVTRALRAAYNNPERAVDYLYSGIPETAEVAVPVARGGVNSAAAAPIAAPTAPSSGAPNSAPLNLFPQENVAGAGGAGLGSLDFLRNNQQFQALRSMVQANPQILQPMLQELGKQNPQLLRSIQEHDQEFLQLINEPVDGSDGDMFDQAEQEIPHTVSVTPEEQEVIERLEAMGFDRALVIEAFLACDRNEELAANYLLEHAGDYED; this is translated from the exons ATGAAGCTCACTGTGAAGACTCTCAAGGGAAGTCACTTCGAAATTAGGGTTCAGCCATCTGATAcg ATTATGGCAGTCAAGAAGAACATTGAAGATGTACAAGGAAAAGATAATTACCCATGTGGGCAGCAGTTGCTGATTCACAATGGTAAAGTGCTGAAGGACGAAAGTACACTATTGGAAAACAATGTCTCTGAGGATGGTTTTCTTGTTGTCATGCTTAGCAAG AGCAAAACTGCTAGCTCAAGTGGGACAACATCTGCTCAG CAGCCAGCTACTGCCGCAAATCCTACTACAACACCTGAAGTGATTCCGCCATCACA GGTCCCAAAAGATGTTGTGTCAGCTTCGGATGCTGCGGCTGCTAG TCTTCCAGCTGATGATTATAGTCAAGCTGCATCAAATCTAGTTGCTGGCAATAGTCTCGAGCAAACTATACAACAACTTATGGATATGGGTGGTGGCAGCTGGGACAAAGAGACAGTTACTCGTGCACTTCGAGCTGCTTATAACAATCCTGAAAGAGCTGTTGATTACTTATATTCA GGAATTCCTGAAACAGCAGAAGTTGCTGTACCGGTAGCCCGGGGTGGAGTTAATTCTGCTGCTGCTGCACCTATTGCTGCGCCTACTGCACCTTCTTCTGGCGCACCTAATTCTGCTCCTTTAAATTTGTTTCCTCAG GAGAACGTTGCTGGTGCTGGCGGTGCTGGTCTTGGATCCCTTGATTTCCTCAGGAACAACCAACAG TTCCAAGCTTTACGTTCCATGGTTCAAGCTAACCCACAAATTTTACAG CCTATGCTACAGGAACTAGGAAAGCAAAATCCTCAACTTTTAAGATCTATACAAGAGCATGATCAAGAGTTTCTTCAATTAATCAATGAACCTGTGGATGGTTCTGACGG GGACATGTTTGATCAGGCTGAGCAAGAGATTCCCCACACAGTTAGTGTCACTCCAGAAGAACAGGAGGTGATTGAGCGG CTGGAAGCAATGGGTTTTGATAGAGCTCTTGTCATTGAAGCTTTTTTGGCTTGTGATCGCAACGAGGAACTGGCCGCCAATTATCTGTTGGAGCATGCAGGAGATTACGAAGATTAA